The Heyndrickxia vini genome contains a region encoding:
- a CDS encoding GTP pyrophosphokinase, translated as MELVETNNLNGMESLKREILRFMMGYKFALDEVNTKIDILKQEFQLIHDYNPIEHVKSRIKSPKSILRKVQKKGYDFSLPIIKEKIRDIAGIRITCSFISDIYEISNMLQKQRDVEVIEVKDYIKNSKENGYQSLHLIIKIPIFMSDREEHVYVEIQIRTIAMDFWASLEHKIYYKYNKEVPQKIKDDLKEAAISATILDKKMESIHKEMDQIKQSAKEEEDLQELLINNERFHLPYDFLTADIMGKRKDN; from the coding sequence ATGGAGCTAGTCGAAACCAACAATTTAAATGGAATGGAATCCTTGAAAAGGGAAATCCTTCGCTTCATGATGGGATATAAATTTGCTTTAGATGAAGTAAATACGAAAATTGATATATTAAAGCAAGAATTTCAATTAATACATGATTATAATCCAATCGAGCATGTGAAATCACGGATAAAATCCCCAAAAAGCATCTTGAGAAAGGTGCAGAAAAAAGGGTATGATTTTTCGTTGCCTATAATTAAAGAAAAAATCCGTGATATTGCTGGGATTCGTATTACATGTTCGTTTATATCGGATATATATGAAATTAGCAATATGCTACAAAAACAAAGAGATGTAGAAGTGATTGAAGTAAAAGATTATATAAAGAATTCTAAAGAAAATGGCTATCAAAGCCTCCATTTAATTATCAAAATTCCAATCTTTATGTCGGATAGGGAAGAACATGTATATGTTGAAATTCAAATTCGAACGATTGCAATGGATTTTTGGGCAAGTTTGGAGCATAAAATTTACTATAAATATAATAAAGAGGTTCCGCAAAAAATTAAAGACGATTTAAAGGAAGCAGCAATATCTGCTACCATATTAGATAAGAAAATGGAAAGTATCCATAAGGAAATGGATCAAATTAAACAAAGCGCCAAAGAAGAGGAAGATTTGCAGGAATTATTGATAAATAATGAAAGATTCCATCTCCCATATGACTTTTTAACAGCGGATATTATGGGGAAAAGAAAAGACAATTAA
- a CDS encoding flagellar basal body rod protein: MKKILMFILAGVLGIVALTSIGNIIGLVISVAIAYFSLKQFLKSDSFGGKLLWAIIGVVAIGATFSNLPALAGILALYLLYVGYKNWKKEEKPTQSSKDPFTSFDQQWNDIKGKF, from the coding sequence ATGAAAAAAATCTTGATGTTTATTTTAGCAGGTGTGTTAGGCATTGTCGCTTTAACTAGTATAGGAAATATTATCGGATTAGTAATTAGTGTGGCGATTGCCTACTTTTCACTCAAGCAATTTCTTAAATCCGATTCATTTGGAGGGAAATTGTTATGGGCGATTATTGGGGTAGTTGCTATAGGAGCTACTTTTTCAAATTTACCAGCACTTGCGGGGATATTAGCTTTGTACCTTCTTTATGTAGGGTATAAAAATTGGAAAAAGGAAGAGAAGCCCACCCAATCATCGAAAGACCCGTTTACAAGCTTTGATCAACAATGGAATGACATTAAAGGAAAATTTTAA
- a CDS encoding PspA/IM30 family protein gives MTTLFEKIKNTVLADINAVMDKKEEKNPIALLNQYLRESENETNKVGKLIERQYILKEEFYRELQQAEFMEEKRKKQAAIALAANEESLYETAIHEEAMYKDQVIRLKEAYTQVTIQLEDLEKRHREMKLKLKDMHFKRMELMGKENTMKANAKVNTVLDQSVVGKSTNRFEETERYMEQLETKINTGYEQSMFDARIQELEKAAEKQEM, from the coding sequence ATGACAACATTATTTGAAAAAATTAAAAATACCGTATTAGCTGATATTAACGCAGTAATGGATAAGAAGGAAGAGAAAAATCCAATCGCATTATTAAATCAGTATCTTCGCGAAAGTGAAAACGAAACAAATAAAGTGGGTAAATTAATTGAAAGACAGTATATATTGAAAGAAGAATTCTACCGTGAATTACAACAAGCTGAATTTATGGAGGAAAAAAGAAAGAAACAAGCGGCAATCGCATTAGCGGCGAATGAAGAATCCCTTTATGAAACAGCGATTCATGAAGAAGCGATGTATAAAGATCAAGTCATTCGTTTAAAAGAGGCTTACACTCAAGTGACCATCCAATTAGAAGACCTTGAAAAGAGACATCGTGAAATGAAGCTGAAATTAAAGGATATGCATTTTAAACGGATGGAATTGATGGGAAAAGAAAATACGATGAAGGCGAACGCGAAAGTAAACACAGTTCTTGATCAATCAGTTGTTGGTAAATCTACCAATCGTTTCGAGGAAACAGAACGGTACATGGAGCAACTTGAAACCAAAATCAATACGGGATACGAACAAAGTATGTTCGATGCGAGAATCCAAGAGTTAGAAAAAGCAGCTGAAAAGCAAGAAATGTAA